From Microcaecilia unicolor chromosome 11, aMicUni1.1, whole genome shotgun sequence, the proteins below share one genomic window:
- the C11H1orf216 gene encoding UPF0500 protein C1orf216 homolog, producing METGRKKASDKGEAETDKGDSEEEIKGDRKKEARSCELRTDSRGTGEEKLRECWWATSAKSREMFAVLESDGPVNSLIHEMNRGSTFGGTKEYRQDKNFNIVEDVCGKNENWNQVQVGLRSEEKTHDLLCTAVPEDNLVLLAQRQKGKARLRDISQTMESEGIGLSCEDDVRSPPEGAEIRCSDPGEATADTGGGCDQWAGSPLEDNGYASSSLSIDSPDSTTGNLWDGPAATSEGEAMTEDPKQGDGESSSDSEALFPTLLEAFQNLKDKEKYKELEKEKHHVHLTMYRRLALLRWIRSLQQKVIDQQNRLQESFDTILDNRKELLRYIQQGVTCSKEPIHATEGSI from the exons CGAGAAGTTGTGAGCTAAGGACAGACAGTCGGGGCACCGGAGAAGAAAAGCTGCGGGAGTGTTGGTGGGCGACCTCTG CTAAGAGCAGAGAGATGTTTGCTGTTCTTGAATCAGATGGTCCCGTGAATTCACTGATCCACGAAATGAACAGAGGATCTACCTTTGGTGGCACAAAGGAGTACAGGCAAGACAAGAACTTTAACATTGTGGAAGACGTGTGTGGCAAAAATGAGAACTGGAACCAGGTGCAGGTGGGTCTCCGCAGTGAAGAGAAAACGCACGATCTGCTCTGCACTGCCGTTCCAGAAGACAACTTGGTGCTGCTAGCACAGAGACAGAAGGGTAAGGCCCGACTGAGGGACATTTCCCAGACAATGGAATCAGAAGGAATTGGCCTGTCCTGTGAAGATGATGTTCGGAGTCCTCCAGAAGGGGCAGAGATCAGATGTTCAGATCCAGGCGAAGCCACTGCAGACACGGGTGGAGGATGTGATCAGTGGGCAGGTTCCCCTCTGGAGGACAATGGTTATGCCAGCAGCTCCCTGAGTATCGACAGCCCTGACAGTACCACTGGGAATTTATGGGATGGTCCAGCTGCCACTAGTGAGGGAGAGGCCATGACTGAGGATCCCAAGCAGGGTGACGGAGAATCATCCTCTGATTCCGAAGCCTTGTTTCCTACTCTGCTAGAAGCTTTCCAAAACCTGAAGGACAAGGAGAAATacaaggaattggagaaggagaAGCACCATGTTCACTTAACCATGTATCGAAGGCTGGCGCTGCTCCGCTGGATACGTAGCCTCCAGCAGAAGGTCATCGACCAGCAGAACCGACTGCAGGAGAGCTTTGACACAATCTTGGACAATCGCAAAGAACTGCTTCGCTATATCCAGCAGGGTGTGACCTGCTCCAAGGAGCCCATTCATGCCACTGAGGGAAGTATCTGA